A genomic window from Fusarium oxysporum Fo47 chromosome X, complete sequence includes:
- a CDS encoding uncharacterized protein (expressed protein): MPKSQAKKPPAKGLDTSKSNAKAGTPAPYKFSGHDSINISSFDLAQVQESLEHSDVPSMRPQLKSPRQYPRELNHPMHWQLLQHEFLISRHKALRSSVLSHPSTLPALEPTSKTPETLPLDESASNLRPPSPGESSTASTKPPVPEIRLSPPEETSKTPRQPRPPIENPAYPWEEEELQALEDLRNGQRRLHEETLDAMGQMAYWSFRAQRAANRVKKTMCELMSYMDEVLAEQEEVQGHNENECNVVPPSLTK; the protein is encoded by the exons ATGCCTAAGTCTCAAGCGAAGAAGCCTCCTGCGAAGGGCCTTGACACTTCGAAGTCAAACGCAAAGGCAGGAACACCAGCCCCATACAAGTTCAGTGGGCATGACTCGATCAACATCAGCTCGTTCGACCTTGCGCAAGTTCAGGAATCACTAGAGCACTCCGATGTGCCTTCAATGCGACCGCAGCTCAAGTCGCCCAGACAATACCCTCGTGAATTGAACCACCCCATGCACTGGCAGCTCCTACAGCATGAATTCTTGATCTCGCGCCACAAGGCTTTAAGGTCATCAG TGCTTTCTCATCCGTCCACGTTACCTGCCCTCGAACCAACTTCAAAGACTCCTGAAACTCTCCCGCTCGATGAATCAGCCAGCAATCTACGTCCCCCGTCGCCCGGCGAAAGCTCGACGGCCTCTACAAAACCTCCGGTCCCAGAAATCCGCTTATCCCCTCCCGAAGAAACATCCAAAACCCCTCGTCAACCGCGCCCTCCGATCGAGAACCCAGCCTACCcttgggaggaagaagagcttcaagctctggaGGATCTGCGAAATGGACAACGTCGCTTGCATGAAGAAACCCTCGATGCGATGGGGCAAATGGCCTACTGGTCTTTCAGAGCGCAACGTGCTGCGAATCGAGTCAAGAAAACGATGTGTGAACTTATGAGCTACATGGATGAGGTTCTGGCTGAGCAGGAGGAAGTTCAAGGTCATAATGAGAACGAATGCAATGTCGTGCCTCCATCTTTGACGAAGTGA
- a CDS encoding cytochrome P450 encodes MAILSLAHLAGAAVLIFIGVLIVRLRSPLASLPGPRLGLLTPWQLRYHELRGKRTQYVHRMHQKYGNAVRVAPNEVVFSSLDAMKEIYLSKGSGFDKTSFYNLFSQFGLSQRRRVIADRYANTNVNREASLHGIQERSQNFIARCKDAPKQELDVYMFLHCYAFDCVTHHLFHPHGSDSILQASDEKTLHEAVFDNSLVRRLLNYYHPTLGSVAGKLGLFGKSRGIPRATELVLNGVKKGGVADFTLVSRMQEEKFGMGTFDIASECMDHMLAGIETTGDALCFLMWQISQPGYTFIQERLRDEFRANPDVPSDQLEYLEAVVKEGLRVFPSIPMSLPRCVPEGGATVDGHWLPGGTIVSCQPYSMHRMDEGVFPRPDSFEPQRWLEEKGSAERNRLFFVFSNGGRACIGRQ; translated from the exons ATGGCGATCCTCTCTCTTGCCCACCTCGCTGGAGCAGCCGTGCTCATTTTCATCGGCGTTCTAATTGTCCGTCTGCGTTCACCTTTAGCTTCCCTCCCAGGACCTCGCCTAGGTCTTCTAACACCATGGCAACTGAGATACCATGAGCTTCGTGGCAAAAGAACGCAATATGTCCATCGAATGCACCAGAAGTACGGTAATGCAGTCCGTGTAGCCCCAAATGAGGTTGTTTTCTCGTCACTCGACGCGATGAAGGAGATATATCTGTCCAAAGGCAGTGGCTTTGACAAGACAAGTTTCTacaacctcttctctcaGTTTGGGCTCAG CCAGAGACGACGAGTAATCGCCGACCGTTACGCAAACACCAACGTCAACCGCGAAGCCTCTCTACACGGTATACAAGAGAGATCACAAAACTTCATCGCTCGTTGCAAAGATGCTCCAAAGCAGGAGCTTGACGTTTAC atgtTCCTCCACTGCTACGCGTTCGACTGCGTCACACATCATCTGTTCCATCCTCATGGCAGTGACTCGATTCTCCAGGCGTCAGATGAAAAAACACTCCATGAGGCGGTATTTGACAACAGCCTTGTTA GGAGGCTCTTGAACTATTACCACCCAACTCTTGGCAGCGTTGCAGGCAAGCTGGGCTTATTCGGAAAGTCGCGCGGTATTCCTCGAGCTACAGAACTTGTGCTCAATGGTGTGAAAAAGGGCGGCGTCGCTGACTTTACACTGGTGAGTCGCATGCAGGAAGAAAAGTTCGGCATGGGCACTTTTGACATCGCGTCTGAATGCATGGATCACATGCTTGCCGGGATTGAAACCACTGGGGATGCGCTGTGCTTTCTGATGTGGCAGATCTCTCAGCCAGGCTATACCTTCATCCAGGAGCGCCTACGAGATGAGTTTAGAGCCAACCCTGATGTTCCTTCCGATCAACTTGAGTACCTCGAAGCAGTCGTCAAAGAAGGTCTCAGAGTCTTTCCTTCGATCCCCATGAGTTTACCAAGGTGCGTTCCTGAAGGCGGCGCAACTGTTGATGGCCATTGGCTTCCTGGAGGTACTATCGTGAGCTGTCAGCCATACTCGATGCACCGAATGGACGAAGGGGTTTTCCCCCGTCCAGATAGCTTTGAGCCACAGAGATGGCTAGAGGAGAAAGGCTCAGCTGAGCGAAACCGACTATTCTTTGTGTTCTCTAATGGAGGACGTGCATGCATCGGAAGACAGTGA
- a CDS encoding UbiA prenyltransferase family-domain-containing protein → MTSRSVTVTKRYNEPISMRQSSLQCMQEKQATHQSAYNAETERSSRMKKLAYHFVTLCLFTKSDMPTSTGINTTFAIAGILAGPGTISNADIEWNDMGKGILVALYFTWHLTLCFNLGNQRQPQSVIEDGVNKPWRPIPAGRISPELTHKWQLVSIVSLLALCYTTLGAWQETAFYLFCTWLYNERAWGDKSWWQRALMNACGITTNRVATLRVAVTAIQANSHENFEFTNKGLGWFLMCASLVFTTIQVQDLRDQEGDKLIDRQTFPLILGDAPTRWITAVAVMIWSLVCPLYWGLGFVGCAVPILAGAIVSAHMLICRSREQDQTSFRLVAAWKRKKSGPKGPRKRTKEAILQAQRSAKHTRIDIDGEIRAQDLAEAPSSTRHNGLPNSLPSGGSQSPQGAQDMTIVSYDARIPRSSFSYYLNIYHDCLYVVWPVIDHEVLLTRLRNPDNKIAYALAASICSATRAQLRLSNDDAGPSRYKMAYEAEQSRLMLDYSKHQIIDGLLTCFFLHVFYSNTGRITKSTLLLREAIAYAHILGLHQDLFYTDLDHDTIQYHLRIAWVLFITDRAHSLQHDLPPTFKLSPTLPELHPQQDAGLGSAFCSLCRLFQAFDDACPPDVRSNQVGFLGAISSQLRARYPLPLCDNEIQRADIVVTDSWLRVVLWKAAIPYVDANTDPNDQSLSVSFPTSVARDLLAKLTTLSSCALETHGPGMMSKLFDVANSVADVIICAPDLADVDSAHVGPRDILCALSSLIASLRTTANPALLTLLREKMMACALGQAGPGRLLQITDVPDGDLQSEEMNLVD, encoded by the exons ATGACTAGCAGATCTGTCACCGTTACCAAGCGCTATAATGAGCCCATTTCAATGCGACAGAGTTCATTGCAATGCATGCAGGAGAAGCAAGCGACCCATCAGTCTG CATACAATGCAGAGACAGAAAGGTCAAGCcgcatgaagaagctcgctTATCATTTTGTCACATTATGCCTCTTCACCAAAAGTGATATGCCCACTTCTACCGGCATCAATACTACGTTCGCCATCGCAGGGATCCTAGCTGGTCCTGGTACCATCAGTAATGCCGACATTGAATGGAATGATATGGGTAAGGGCATTCTCGTTGCTCTCTACTTCACCTGGCACTTGACCCTCTGCTTCAATCTCGGAAATCAGCGTCAGCCGCAATCCGTCATTGAGGATGGCGTCAACAAGCCGTGGCGGCCCATTCCGGCTGGCCGCATCTCCCCTGAGCTGACACACAAATGGCAGCTAGTCTCAATTGTCTCCCTCCTTGCTCTGTGCTATACTACTCTGGGGGCTTGGCAGGAAACTGCCTTTTACCTCTTCTGCACCTGGCTGTACAATGAGCGTGCTTGGGGTGACAAGAGCTGGTGGCAGCGCGCCCTAATGAACGCCTGCGGTATCACTACCAACCGTGTAGCAACCCTTCGGGTAGCTGTTACCGCCATCCAAGCCAATTCTCATGAGAACTTCGAGTTTACTAACAAGGGTTTGGGTTGGTTCCTCATGTGTGCATCCCTTGTCTTCACTACCATCCAGGTTCAAGACTTGCGTGATCAGGAGGGTGACAAGTTGATCGACCGCCAGACCTTTCCTCTTATTCTTGGCGATGCACCAACACGCTGGATCACAGCTGTAGCTGTTATGATCTGGTCATTGGTCTGTCCACTTTACTGGGGACTTGGGTTTGTCGGCTGTGCCGTACCCATCTTGGCTGGAGCTATAGTCTCAGCTCATATGCTCATCTGCCGCTCTCGTGAGCAGGATCAAACAAGCTTTCGCCTGGTGGCAGCTTG GAAGCGCAAGAAGTCGGGACCGAAAGGGCCCAGAAAGCGTACCAAGGAGGCGATCCTGCAGGCTCAGAGATCTGCAAAGCATACAAGAATCGATATTGATGGTGAAATTCGGGCCCAAGACTTGGCTGAagctccttcatcaacgcGGCACAATGGATTACCAAATAGTTTGCCAAGTGGCGGCTCCCAGAGTCCCCAAGGCGCGCAGGATATGACGATTGTTAGCTATGATGCTCGGATACCGAGGTCATCCTTCAGCTACTATTTGAACATATATCACGACTGCTTATATGTTGTATGGCCCGTCATAGACCATGAAGTACTTCTCACCCGTCTCCGAAACCCCGATAACAAGATTGCATATGCCCTTGCCGCATCAATATGCTCAGCAACACGAGCCCAGCTTCGCCTTTCGAATGATGATGCGGGCCCTTCAAGGTATAAAATGGCATACGAAGCTGAACAATCTCGTCTGATGCTCGATTACTCGAAGCATCAAATCATCGACGGCCTGTTGACATGTTTCTTCCTTCATGTCTTCTACTCCAACACGGGACGAATCACAAAGTCTACACTGCTTCTTCGAGAAGCCATCGCATATGCACATATTCTTGGACTTCATCAAGACTTGTTCTATACTGATTTGGACCATGATACGATCCAGTATCATCTTCGCATCGCGTGGGTCTTGTTCATCACGGATAG GGCTCACTCCCTTCAACACGATCTACCTCCTACGTTTAAGCTCAGTCCGACGCTCCCGGAGCTCCATCCACAACAGGACGCGGGGCTTGGTTCAGCATTCTGCAGTTTATGCAGACTGTTTCAAGCTTTTGACGACGCCTGCCCTCCAGATGTCAGATCCAACCAGGTTGGCTTCTTGGGTGCCATTAGCTCACAGTTGAGGGCACggtatcctcttcctctttgcGACAATGAGATTCAGCGAGCTGACATCGTTGTAACTGACTCTTGGCTGCGCGTCGTGCTATGGAAAGCGGCCATCCCATATGTTGACGCAAATACTGACCCAAACGACCAAAGTCTAAGTGTCTCGTTTCCCACGTCTGTGGCGAGAGATTTACTGGCGAAACTGACCACTCTGTCCTCCTGCGCTCTCGAGACCCATGGCCCTGGAATG ATGTCGAAATTGTTTGACGTCGCAAACTCAGTGGCAGACGTCATCATCTGCGCCCCTGACCTCGCAGATGTAGATTCGGCTCATGTTGGTCCCCGAGATATTCTTTGCGCCCTGAGCAGCTTGATCGCCTCGTTGCGAACGACAGCCAACCCTGCGCTTCTCACCCTGTTGcgagagaagatgatggcctgTGCATTAGGCCAAGCAGGGCCAGGAAGGCTGTTGCAGATCACGGATGTCCCGGATGGTGATCTACAATCTGAAGAGATGAATCTAGTAGACTAG
- a CDS encoding cytochrome P450, which yields MGLLLLPAVVLAALIVYYVLFPKKKTGLDLPPGPKPLPIVGNVFDLPPAGTAEYKHWAKFKDLYGPISSINVLGTPLVVLNDREALHDLLEKRSTKTSSRPWSPFASELCGYSVFLPVIPYGNKFRYFRKLVHQQMGTKLICSEFRDTQDLESLRFLVRTIERPEEFQKHIKTEASAIILRIIYGYNIEPKKVDPLVNLIEKMMINFSDAFVPLSWAVDIVPSLARLPDWFPGTSFKKTAREWRNTTDQALNTPYNFVMDQMASGTNRPSYVSQLMSSKSFKNDNGTGEPTKEDIEAVKATATIMYGGGADTTVSTISSFVLAMIAFPEVQKKAQAEIDSVTGGERLPTFEDQDRMPYINALCKEALRWMPVVPTTTTHVTEEEIEYRGYRIPKGTYLIPSTWWILHDPEIYVNPDAFDPERFIAPRDEPDPSDFAFGYGRRICPGRYLAEDSIFMTVARLLAVFDMRKAVDENGKEIDVVIDGTPGLISHPVEYAYSITPRSAKHVEMVRAAERVHPWEESDSSLLKKDSPV from the exons ATGGGCCTCCTCTTGCTTCCAGCTGTGGTTCTAGCTGCACTTATCGTGTATTATGTTCTCTTCCCTAAGAAGAAGACTGGACTTGACCTCCCTCCTGGTCCCAAGCCTCTTCCCATTGTCGGTAACGTCTTTGATCTCCCGCCGGCTGGAACGGCTGAGTATAAGCACTgggccaagttcaaggatcTGTATGGACCTATCAGCTCTATCAATGTCCTCGGAACTCCCCTCGTTGTCCTGAATGACCGAGAGGCTCTTCATGACTTACTGGAGAAGAGGTCGACAAAGACATCGTCTCGACCTTGGTCACCCTTTGCGAGTGAGCTGTGCGGTTACAGCGTATTCCTTCCCGTTATTCCCTATGGAAACAAGTTTCGATATTTCCGTAAGCTGGTGCACCAGCAGATGGGCACCAAGTTGATCTGCTCCGAATTTCGCGACACTCAGGACCTGGAGTCACTTCGGTTCCTTGTGAGGACGATTGAGAGACCCGAGGAGTTCCAGAAGCACATCAAGAC TGAAGCCAGCGCTATCATCTTGCGAATCATTTACGGATACAACATCGAGCCCAAGAAAGTCGACCCTCTCGTCAACCTGatcgagaagatgatgatcaacTTCTCCGACGCCTTTGTCCCCCTGTCCTGGGCTGTCGACATCGTCCCCAGCCTCGCCCGCCTCCCAGATTGGTTCCCCGGAACTTCTTTCAAGAAGACTGCCAGAGAGTGGCGCAACACCACCGATCAAGCATTGAACACCCCTTACAACTTTGTCATGGATCAGATGGCTAGCGGAACAAACCGACCGTCTTATGTTTCCCAACTCATGAGTAGCAAGTCATTCAAGAACGACAATGGTACTGGCGAGCCTACcaaggaggatattgaagCTGTCAAAGCTACTGCGACTATCATGTACGGTGGCGGTGCTGACACTACCGTTTCGACTATCAGCAGCTTCGTACTTGCTATGATTGCTTTCCCCGAGGTTCAGAAGAAGGCTCAGGCTGAGATCGATAGCGTCACTGGAGGCGAGAGACTGCCGACCTTTGAGGACCAGGACCGCATGCCTTACATCAACGCCCTGTGCAAGGAGGCTCTTCGATGGATGCCTGTCGTTCCTACCACTACAACCCATGTTACTGAGGAAGAGATTGAGTACCGAGGATACCGCATTCCCAAGGGCACATACCTCATCCCCTCAACATGGTGGATTCTACACGACCCCGAAATCTACGTCAACCCTGATGCCTTCGACCCTGAGCGCTTCATCGCGCCTCGAGATGAGCCTGACCCCAGTGACTTCGCTTTCGGTTATGGTCGAAGAATCTGCCCTGGTCGATACCTGGCTGAGGATAGTATCTTCATGACTGTTGCTCGATTGTTGGCGGTGTTTGATATGCGCAAGGCTGTTGACGAGAATGGAAAGGAGATTGATGTCGTGATTGATGGTACACCCGGTCTGATCAGCCACCCTGTTGAGTATGCTTACAGCATTACACCAAGAAGCGCTAAGCATGTTGAGATGGTTCGAGCTGCTGAGAGGGTTCATCCTTGGGAGGAGAGCGACTCCAGtcttttgaagaaggatTCTCCTGTTTGA
- a CDS encoding general substrate transporter, with protein sequence MAVISSQDTNPGNAVYNRYKNNTNENWMHDAGLRKLNIGIGFMFASAAANGFDGSLMNGLLTIKQWHDNIGDVSTSILGLIIAGISLGGLPAFIPAAYVSDWMGRRFTIALGSSIMIAAAIIQASTNGPWAFLGTKIMLGIGLGFAQTSAPPLTTEIAHPRHRANVTNMFQAIWFWGAILSAVVTIGTLHMSGSWSWRLPVLFQAFFPTLQLIGLTFIPESPRWLISKNRRDEALAMLVKYHANGDTEDELVLFEFKEICTVIDQEREAEKNIGFMSFFKTKGNRHRLLICIVSYYLAPILTSVGVTDAVSQAGINLGLQIWNAILAALGAMAAERYGRRPLWLLSTSGMLASFIVVTALSAVFAEHGTKVAGYCVVAFLFVFFGFYDIAFTPLSIAYPVEILPFDLRSKGLSINLTVVFAAGFFNQYVNPIALEAIQWKFYFVYIATLAAMLPTIWFLFPETKGRTLEEIAVVFDGIAADPVHSEASGGVLRKSVEAESMTAGAEHV encoded by the exons ATGGCTGTCATATCCTCCCAAGATACCAATCCAGGCAATGCTGTCTATAATCGATATAAGAACAACACGAACGAGAACTGGATGCACGATGCTGGCTTGAGAAAGCTCAACATCGGCATTGGGTTCATGTTCGCATCGGCTGCTGCCAACGG ATTCGACGGAAGTCTTATGAATGGACTCTTGACCATCAAACAAT GGCATGACAACATCGGAGACGTCAGCACAAGTATCCTTGGCCTGATCATAGCTGGTATCAGCTTGGGTGGTTTGCCAGCCTTCATCCCAGCTGCATATGTCAGTGATTGGATGGGCCGCCGCTTCACCATCGCCTTGGGCTCTTCCATCATGATCGCAGCAGCTATCATCCAAGCGTCTACAAATGGACCATGGGCATTCCTGGGCACCAAGATCATGCTTGGTATAGGCCTTGGCTTTGCACAAACATCGGCACCACCTTTGACCACCGAGATCGCTCACCCAAGACACCGTGCCAACGTCACCAACATGTTCCAAGCCATCTGGTTCTGGGGCGCCATTCTTTCGGCCGTCGTTACTATTGGAACACTACACATGAGTggcagctggagctggagacTTCCCGTCTTGTTCCAGGCGTTCTTTCCAACCCTTCAACTCATCGGTCTGACTTTTATCCCTGAGTCCCCTAGATGGTTGATCTCCAAGAACAGACGTGACGAAGCTCTCGCAATGCTCGTCAAGTATCACGCCAATGGTGATACTGAGGATgaacttgttctctttgagTTCAAGGAGATCTGCACGGTTATCGATCAAGAGCGCGAAGCGGAGAAGAACATCGGATTCATGTCATTCTTTAAGACCAAGGGCAACCGCCACAGACTTTTGATCT GCATTGTCTCCTATTACCTTGCACCTATCCTGACGAGCGTCGGAGTCACAGACGCAGTCTCACAAGCTGGTATCAACCTCGGCCTCCAAATTTGGAACGCCATTCTAGCTGCCTTGGGAGCTATGGCTGCCGAACGATATGGTCGTCGACCGCTGTGGCTTCTGTCAACCAGCGGCATGCTGGCCAGCTTCATCGTAGTCACAGCTCTCTCAGCTGTTTTCGCCGAGCATGGCACCAAAGTCGCAGGATATTGCGTGGTTGCGTtcctctttgtcttctttggcttctaCGACATTGCCTTTACGCCTTTATCCATCGCTTACCCTGTCGAGATCCTGCCGTTCGACCTGAGGTCCAAGGGACTAAGCATCAACTTGACTGTTGTGTTCGCtgctggcttcttcaacc AATATGTCAACCCCATCGCTCTTGAAGCTATCCAGTGGAAGTTCTACTTCGTCTACATCGCAACACTGGCGGCTATGCTGCCAACTATATGGTTCCTGTTCCCTGAAACAAAGGGCAGAACTTTGGAGGAAATTGCGGTTGTCTTTGATGGCATTGCTGCGGACCCTGTTCACTCAGAAGCGTCCGGGGGAGTTCTGCGCAAATCAGTTGAGGCCGAAAGCATGACGGCTGGAGCGGAACATGTCTGA
- a CDS encoding glycoside hydrolase superfamily — translation MDSPSSSFTQAQSSVMPSATQEVSTPVSEAWWKEASVYQIYPSSFKDSNGDGIGDIPGVIEKLDYFKNLGVDIVWLCPVYPSPQVDMGYDVADYCDIDPQYGTMADVERLIEGLHSRGLKLLMDLVVNHTSDQHKWFRESKSSKDSPYRDWYIWRKPRYDENGERQPPNNWSSYFGGSAWEYDSASDEYYLHLFAKEQPDLNWEHAPVRDAVHDIIRFWLDKGVDGFRMDVINFISKQDGLPDATVKIPGAKFQWGDEHYACGPRLHEYLQDIGKILKEYNAFSVGEMPAVQDPKEVIKSVGESRGELNMIFNFEIVDMDHGDGGKFSPHKWEMQDLKKIVNKWQTFMYKNKGWNALYLENHDQARTVSRWASDKPAYRALSAKMLSTFLCFQSGTVFVYQGQELGMANMPADWEMTEHRDLETLNHWEELKQTTGSDAAVLEIARKEYQLKSRDHARTPVQWDSSTNAGFSAATPWIRVNDDYKEWNAAAQVAQPDSVFEHWKSALALRKELKDIIVYGDFKLLDEENDDVFAYARSNGVQKVVVVCNFRDREIPWSPPVDLHSGKVLLANNPEVNLSQKTVNLRPFEAIVCQLH, via the exons ATGGactctccttcatcttcattcaCGCAAGCACAATCATCAGTCATGCCCTCTGCAACGCAAGAGGTCTCTACCCCCGTCAGCGAGGCTTGGTGGAAGGAGGCATCTGTCTACCAGATCTACCCTTCATCCTTCAAGGACTCAAATGGAGATGGCATTGGTGACATTCCTGGTGTGATTGAGAAGCTAGACTACTTCAAGaaccttggtgttgacatcGTTTGGCTATGTCCGGTTTACCCATCGCCTCAGGTTGACATGGGTTACGATGTAGCCGACTACTGCGATATTGACCCGCAGTACGGGACCATGGCCGACGTCGAGCGACTCATAGAGGGTCTGCATTCAAGAGGTTTGAAGCTACTGATGGATCTTGTGGTCAATCACACCTCAGACCAG CACAAATGGTTCCGAGAGTCTAAGTCATCTAAAGATAGCCCTTACCGAGACTGGTATATCTGGCGAAAGCCTCGATACGATGAGAATGGAGAGCGACAGCCACCGAACAACTGGTCCTCCTATTTCGGAG GCAGTGCATGGGAATACGACTCTGCATCTGATGAGTAttatctccatctcttcgCAAAGGAGCAGCCGGACCTCAACTGGGAGCATGCTCCCGTGCGCGACGCCGTGCATGATATCATCCGCTTCTGGCTGGACAAAGGCGTCGATGGATTTCG AATGGACGTGATCAACTTCATCAGCAAGCAAGACGGCCTCCCCGACGCCACCGTCAAGATTCCTGGAGCCAAGTTCCAGTGGGGCGACGAGCATTACGCCTGCGGTCCTCGACTACATGAGTACCTTCAGGATATCGGCAAGATCCTCAAAGAGTATAACGCCTTCTCCGTTGGCGAAATGCCGGCAGTTCAGGATCCCAAGGAAGTTATCAAGAGTGTTGGCGAAAGCCGTGGTGAACTCAACATGATCTTTAACTTCGAGAT CGTGGATATGGATCATGGCGACGGAGGAAAGTTCTCCCCACACAAATGGGAGATGCAAGACCTGAAGAAGATTGTCAACAAGTGGCAGACGTTCATGTACAAGAACAAGGGCTGGAACGCCTTGTACCTCGAAAATCACGACCAGGCAAGGACAGTATCGAGGTGGGCCTCCGATAAGCCCGCCTACCGAGCGCTGTCAGCCAAGATGCTGTCCACGTTCCTATGCTTCCAGAGCGGTACAGTGTTTGTATACCAGGGACAGGAACTGGGCATGGCCAACATGCCAGCGGACTGGGAGATGACTGAGCATCGAGACCTGGAAACATTAAACCACTGGGAGGA GTTGAAACAGACAACGGGTTCTGATGCGGCAGTCCTTGAGATCGCGCGCAAGGAATACCAACTCAAATCTCGCGATCATGCGCGAACCCCAGTACAG TGGGACTCCTCAACGAATGCGGGCTTCTCGGCAGCAACACCATGGATCCGAGTAAACGACGACTATAAGGAGTGGAATGCCGCAGCTCAGGTCGCCCAGCCAGATAGTGTGTTTGAGCACTGGAAATCTGCGCTTGCGCTGCGAAAAGAACTGAAGGACATCATCGTCTACGGAGacttcaagcttcttgacgaagAGAACGATGATGTTTTTGCGTATGCGCGGTCGAATGGAGTGCagaaggttgttgttgtttgtaATTTCCGAGACCGAGAGATTCCTTGGTCCCCTCCTGTCGATTTACATTCAGGCAAGGTTTTGCTTGCAAACAATCCGGAAGTTAATCTGTCGCAGAAGACGGTTAATCTTCGTCCCTTTGAAGCTATTGTTTGTCAATTGCATTAG